The Hymenobacter sp. GOD-10R genome includes a window with the following:
- a CDS encoding TonB-dependent receptor — protein MRILPFLGSCSPSARWATVLISGLGVSQASPLTTQAAPLWQQVTPQTGTPITGRVVDEKGEALPGVNVVVKNTTVGTATNADGQYSLNVPAGATLVFSFIGYSAQELAVNGRSTLDVQFASPQARSLNEVVVVGYGTQSKLEVTGAIASVKGAELVNQASQNPVSSLQGKVAGVQITNAGVPGTAPQIRVRGTGSLAGVSPLYVVDGTLLPAGSDLAFLNQDDIASVEVLKDAASASIYGIQAANGVVLVTTKRGQAGKTRVNYNGFGGVQTVTNRIKMANAQQYAELLNEKYALTGIDPSNNLATNLPSTDWLKEVTRTAATQNHQLSLSGGSEKASYTFSGSYLRQEGVLQKNDFERITARLQTDFALNDHIKVGYSASFANLDAHDAPGLASSIFPSYSGLGGAATGTSSNFALGGSNVFAQAYVAPPVLPVFQANGRYGDPGLIGSGLGNFGNPRGTLDYFVQRSQGQTLVSNAFASFNFLQYLTLRTSVGVSYTAAKFYNYQKADSLTTFQVYRGNTLRKGTSQGNQLQWENTLTFDRTFGTGHHLTALLGTTALRNRTEQIIGAVNGVQAGSSDSYYFNLGTVGTATLANPVDLYTIFSLFARVNYAYKERYLLTASFRRDGASKYTGSDRYGNFPSVGLGWVVSEEDFLKESSVFNFLKLRASYGLLGNSQVPNNIAVSVVDFYPTYAGFFGIPSTPITGANISTLAAGRVRWEKVREADAGLEMGFINNQLSVELDYYNRRTIDAVFPVPILSGPGYANSIGYLDNNATFQNQGVEAAVRWNSASTGDFSYSVGLVGAYNQNKVIATASGAPLFSGALPLGDYRTTISQIGAPIGAFYGYKADGVFQNAQQVAESPQSSTAKPGDLRYRDQNGDGLLDARDYVVLGNPNPRFTYGLNTNFRYKAFDLQLDVQGVGGVELFNALRLLRVGNENYTQDFYKNRWRGAGTSNSYPSADLSGRNLDPSSYYVEKGDYIRLRNVQLGFNFPKSLVSTLRLQTLRVYANAQNPLTLTKYKGFTPEVGGTPTYAGLDQNVYPLAATYNLGINIGF, from the coding sequence ATGAGAATTCTACCCTTTTTAGGCAGCTGTAGTCCGTCTGCTCGCTGGGCTACTGTGCTGATTTCGGGGCTAGGGGTAAGCCAAGCTAGCCCACTTACGACCCAAGCCGCCCCGCTCTGGCAACAAGTAACGCCCCAAACGGGCACCCCCATCACCGGCCGAGTCGTCGATGAGAAAGGGGAGGCGCTGCCGGGCGTGAACGTGGTGGTGAAAAACACCACTGTCGGCACGGCAACCAACGCCGACGGGCAGTACTCGCTCAACGTGCCGGCGGGCGCCACCTTGGTGTTTTCCTTTATCGGCTACTCGGCCCAGGAGCTGGCGGTAAATGGCCGCAGCACGCTCGATGTGCAGTTTGCCTCTCCGCAGGCCCGCAGCCTCAACGAGGTAGTAGTGGTCGGCTACGGCACCCAGTCGAAGCTAGAAGTGACGGGCGCCATTGCCTCGGTGAAGGGAGCAGAACTCGTCAATCAGGCATCACAGAACCCGGTTAGCTCGCTGCAAGGCAAAGTAGCGGGCGTGCAGATCACCAACGCCGGCGTGCCGGGTACCGCTCCGCAAATCCGGGTGCGCGGCACGGGCTCGTTGGCGGGCGTGTCGCCGCTCTACGTGGTGGATGGCACGCTGTTGCCGGCCGGCTCCGACCTAGCTTTTCTGAATCAGGATGACATTGCTTCCGTAGAAGTGCTGAAGGATGCGGCCAGCGCCTCTATCTACGGTATTCAGGCGGCCAACGGCGTGGTGCTTGTGACGACGAAGCGCGGGCAAGCTGGCAAAACGCGGGTGAACTACAACGGCTTTGGCGGGGTGCAAACTGTGACCAACCGCATCAAAATGGCTAACGCCCAGCAGTACGCCGAATTGCTCAACGAGAAATACGCCCTCACCGGCATCGACCCCAGCAACAACCTCGCTACCAACCTGCCCTCTACCGACTGGCTCAAGGAAGTGACCCGCACGGCGGCCACCCAAAACCACCAGTTGAGTCTATCCGGTGGCAGCGAAAAAGCCTCCTATACCTTCAGCGGTTCGTATTTGCGCCAAGAAGGTGTTTTGCAGAAGAATGATTTCGAGCGGATTACGGCGCGTCTGCAAACCGATTTCGCTCTCAACGACCACATCAAAGTTGGTTACTCGGCTAGCTTCGCTAACCTTGACGCGCACGATGCGCCCGGCCTAGCTTCCAGCATTTTCCCCAGCTACAGTGGGCTAGGTGGGGCGGCTACGGGCACCAGCTCCAACTTCGCACTGGGCGGCTCCAACGTATTTGCGCAGGCCTACGTGGCGCCACCCGTGCTGCCCGTGTTTCAAGCGAATGGCCGCTACGGCGACCCAGGGCTGATCGGCTCAGGGCTCGGCAACTTCGGCAACCCGCGCGGCACGCTCGACTACTTCGTGCAACGCTCGCAGGGCCAAACGCTGGTGAGTAATGCCTTTGCCTCGTTCAACTTCCTGCAATACCTCACCCTGCGCACCAGTGTGGGCGTCAGTTACACCGCAGCCAAGTTTTACAACTACCAAAAGGCTGATTCGCTCACCACGTTTCAGGTGTACCGGGGCAATACGCTGCGCAAGGGCACGAGCCAAGGCAATCAGTTGCAGTGGGAAAACACCCTCACCTTCGACCGCACCTTCGGCACAGGCCACCACCTCACGGCCTTGCTAGGCACCACGGCCCTACGTAACCGCACTGAGCAAATCATTGGCGCCGTCAACGGCGTGCAGGCCGGCAGCAGCGATAGTTACTACTTCAACCTCGGCACGGTGGGCACCGCCACGCTTGCCAACCCTGTCGATTTGTACACCATCTTCTCGCTGTTTGCCCGCGTGAACTATGCCTACAAGGAGCGCTACCTGCTCACGGCTAGCTTCCGCCGCGACGGTGCCAGCAAGTACACCGGCTCCGACCGCTACGGCAACTTCCCGTCGGTGGGCCTCGGGTGGGTGGTTTCCGAAGAAGACTTCCTGAAGGAAAGCTCCGTGTTCAACTTCCTGAAGCTGCGGGCGAGCTACGGCTTACTCGGTAACAGCCAGGTACCGAACAACATCGCTGTGTCGGTGGTCGACTTTTACCCGACGTACGCCGGGTTCTTCGGTATCCCAAGCACGCCCATTACGGGCGCCAACATCAGCACCCTAGCCGCCGGGCGCGTGCGCTGGGAAAAGGTGCGGGAAGCCGACGCGGGTCTGGAAATGGGCTTCATCAACAACCAGTTATCGGTGGAGCTGGATTACTACAACCGGCGCACCATCGATGCGGTGTTTCCGGTGCCCATCTTGTCGGGGCCGGGCTACGCTAATAGCATCGGCTACCTCGATAACAACGCCACCTTCCAGAACCAGGGCGTAGAAGCGGCCGTGCGCTGGAACTCGGCCAGCACCGGCGACTTTTCTTACTCGGTGGGCCTCGTGGGCGCTTACAACCAGAACAAGGTGATTGCCACGGCTAGTGGCGCGCCGCTCTTTTCTGGCGCCCTGCCGCTCGGCGACTACCGCACCACCATCTCGCAGATTGGTGCCCCCATCGGCGCGTTCTACGGCTACAAAGCCGATGGCGTGTTCCAAAATGCGCAGCAGGTAGCCGAGTCGCCGCAGAGCAGTACCGCCAAGCCCGGCGACTTGCGCTACCGAGACCAGAACGGCGACGGTCTGCTCGATGCCCGCGACTACGTGGTGCTCGGCAACCCCAACCCGCGCTTTACCTACGGCCTGAACACCAACTTCCGCTACAAAGCCTTTGACTTGCAGCTTGATGTGCAGGGCGTAGGCGGAGTGGAGTTGTTCAACGCCTTGCGCTTGCTGCGCGTGGGCAACGAAAACTACACCCAGGATTTCTACAAGAACCGGTGGCGCGGGGCGGGCACTTCGAACAGCTATCCGTCGGCTGACCTTTCGGGACGTAACCTCGACCCTAGCTCGTACTATGTGGAGAAGGGCGACTACATCCGCCTGCGCAACGTGCAGCTGGGCTTCAACTTCCCGAAGAGCCTCGTTAGCACGCTGCGCTTGCAAACCTTGCGCGTTTATGCCAACGCCCAGAACCCCTTGACGCTGACCAAATACAAGGGTTTCACGCCCGAAGTAGGCGGCACGCCCACCTACGCTGGCCTCGACCAGAACGTGTATCCGCTGGCTGCTACCTATAACCTAGGTATCAATATCGGCTTCTAA
- a CDS encoding HD domain-containing protein — MAQTLLKQVAGVRLPDSTLAQQATELLLEHGTQFLYNHSLRVYVYGVLNGERAKVKFDPELLYISAVFHDLGLTKHYCSKHKRFEVDGADAARRFLQSHGIPAHDAQVVWDAIALHTTIGIAEWKEPEVALLYSGVGLDVMGDGYEHLSTEQREQVLAAFPRTGFKDNILQTFFGGFAHKPETTFGNIKADVAERFIPGYKSPNFCELVLNSPWSE; from the coding sequence ATGGCACAAACCCTTTTAAAGCAGGTGGCCGGCGTGCGCCTGCCTGATTCTACCCTGGCCCAGCAGGCTACGGAATTGCTCCTGGAGCACGGCACGCAGTTCCTCTACAATCACTCCTTGCGCGTGTATGTGTATGGCGTGCTAAACGGCGAGCGGGCCAAGGTGAAGTTCGACCCAGAGCTGCTCTACATCAGTGCTGTTTTTCACGACCTAGGTCTGACGAAGCACTACTGCAGCAAGCACAAGCGCTTTGAGGTAGACGGGGCCGATGCGGCCCGCCGCTTCCTGCAGTCGCACGGCATTCCGGCCCACGACGCGCAAGTCGTCTGGGATGCCATTGCCCTGCATACCACCATTGGCATAGCCGAGTGGAAGGAGCCCGAAGTGGCATTGTTGTACTCGGGCGTCGGCCTCGACGTGATGGGCGACGGCTACGAGCATCTCTCAACCGAGCAGCGCGAGCAAGTGCTGGCGGCTTTCCCGCGCACGGGCTTCAAGGACAACATTCTGCAAACTTTCTTCGGGGGCTTTGCGCACAAGCCGGAAACCACCTTTGGCAACATCAAAGCCGATGTGGCCGAGCGCTTTATCCCCGGTTACAAGAGCCCCAATTTCTGTGAGCTTGTGCTCAACTCTCCGTGGAGTGAGTAG
- a CDS encoding GlxA family transcriptional regulator has protein sequence MPTILFVVPDQCTLLDLAGPVQVFEEARAQGADLQLAYVQYQPTARSSAGLAFAAVSHYSSVRPQAGDLVIIPGIADDALPALASAEHQDFYDWLRALPERGVALCSVCTGAFLLGAAGLLSGRTCTTHWQHVGALQQTYPDSWVLTDRLYVHDRGVYTSAGIAAGIDLALALLEERFGALLTYKVSRRLVLYYRRNGVHGQVSVYLDHRNHLHPGVHRAQDYLLNHLAENPTLEVLAEVAHSSPRNLTRLFRQHAGVSINEFSTKIRTEAARTLVATSSLTRQAIAERCGFRDPRQLQRLLARPA, from the coding sequence ATGCCCACTATCCTCTTCGTTGTCCCGGACCAGTGCACCTTGTTGGATTTGGCCGGCCCCGTGCAGGTCTTTGAAGAAGCTCGTGCTCAGGGAGCTGACTTGCAGCTAGCTTACGTGCAGTACCAGCCCACGGCTCGTAGTTCGGCTGGGCTAGCTTTTGCCGCAGTATCTCACTACAGCAGCGTAAGGCCCCAAGCCGGCGACCTAGTCATTATTCCTGGCATTGCCGATGATGCATTGCCCGCGCTAGCCAGCGCCGAACACCAGGACTTTTACGACTGGCTGCGGGCGCTACCCGAGCGCGGGGTCGCCCTGTGCTCGGTGTGCACTGGTGCCTTTCTGCTGGGGGCCGCTGGCTTGCTCTCAGGGCGAACCTGCACCACCCACTGGCAGCACGTAGGCGCCCTGCAACAGACGTATCCCGACAGCTGGGTGCTTACCGATCGGCTGTATGTGCACGACCGGGGCGTGTATACCAGCGCGGGCATTGCGGCAGGCATCGACTTAGCGCTGGCGCTGCTGGAAGAGCGTTTTGGGGCCTTGTTAACCTACAAGGTTAGCCGCCGCTTGGTGCTCTACTACCGCCGAAATGGGGTGCACGGGCAGGTGAGCGTGTACCTCGACCACCGTAATCATCTGCACCCGGGCGTGCACCGGGCCCAAGACTACTTGCTCAACCACTTGGCCGAAAATCCCACCCTGGAAGTTCTGGCGGAGGTGGCGCACAGCAGCCCTCGGAACCTCACGCGCCTGTTCCGCCAGCACGCCGGCGTGAGCATCAACGAGTTTTCGACCAAAATACGGACTGAGGCTGCCCGCACGCTCGTGGCTACCTCCAGCCTGACGCGGCAGGCCATTGCCGAGCGCTGCGGCTTCCGTGACCCCCGTCAGCTCCAGCGTCTGCTGGCCCGCCCGGCTTAG
- a CDS encoding TonB-dependent receptor, translating into MKLSTLLAAPVAVVSLASASYAQSVDAQTVTGTITDATDRSPLPGVTVVVRGTTTGASTDGNGRFSLTLPAGNNTLLISAVGYQSQAINVTSGSVSVALKSAVRELNEVVVTGYSEQNRKTLTSAISSVKGDELKDIPAASPDQLLQGKAPGVQVSANSGVPGGGIFIRIRGSNSVNASNDPLYVVDGVFINNTNLIATGLGNQVSSNPLADLNPQDIENIEILKDANATAIYGSRGANGVVLITTKRGKAGDKTRITFNTYQAVSKAPKQYDLVSGPELATLENERFLNDGGNPAQVPYRPVANGGRGLPEEQTTYDRLSDVFRTARTQSYELSAAGGSAKTQFYIGGGYFKQESIARPSNFDRFSLRVNLDNSVNDKLRIGTSTALSRTHRNVSSNDNNPVGVINSALFTRSNLPKLNPDGSFAKYGSFDNAQALINNLNNDAVGSRVISNVYGEYHLLKNLTLRSSWSIDFNDMYENNFNNTLILAGQPRGTANSYLSRDITLLNEQTLNYHLDFGDHSVQALVGNTIQKNSFQRTSLAGQQFPSNDLTTIASAATQTGSSSRSQAGLVSYFGKATYSFKQRYTADVSVRADASSRFGQDNRWGYFPAVGLGWRLGEESFVRDLNVFQELKLRASVGKTGNQAGISDFAALGLVQGGANYLDLPGTAPLQLANPNLSWESTRQWNVGLDAAVLQNRLVLELNYYDKYTSGLLLNVPVPRKTGFASVVENYGAVSNKGIEVQLTANWLPKSAVQWSTTFNVARNVNKIEKLASPITSGSRDIFRLEEGAPLYSFWLYHQTGVNRENGDAQYEDVNGDGQISVADRKLVGNAWPKYFGGLTNSVTYKGFDFNFLLNFEQGAKIMNMNRFFLVHGGTQSNIGYLREQLDRWQKPGDVTDIPRLTTVATSNNYGGVVQNLSDRYLEDGSFLRLRTLTLGYTLPKETIAKAHLNSLRVYVQAANLFTITPYSGLDPEVNSQSGVSNTKNIDWATVPQPRTFQLGVTVGL; encoded by the coding sequence ATGAAACTCTCTACTCTTTTGGCAGCGCCAGTCGCTGTCGTGAGTCTAGCCAGCGCGAGTTACGCCCAGTCCGTAGACGCGCAAACGGTGACCGGTACCATTACCGATGCCACCGACCGCAGCCCTTTGCCCGGCGTAACGGTGGTGGTGCGCGGCACGACCACGGGCGCCTCCACCGACGGAAACGGCCGCTTCTCCCTTACGCTACCTGCCGGCAACAACACACTCTTAATCAGTGCGGTGGGCTACCAAAGCCAAGCTATCAACGTCACTTCCGGTTCGGTGAGCGTGGCCCTGAAATCGGCGGTAAGGGAGCTCAACGAAGTAGTGGTGACTGGCTACAGTGAGCAAAACCGTAAAACCCTGACCAGCGCCATCAGCTCGGTGAAGGGTGATGAACTGAAGGACATTCCGGCGGCTAGCCCCGACCAGTTGCTGCAAGGCAAAGCGCCCGGCGTGCAGGTATCGGCCAACTCGGGCGTGCCGGGCGGCGGTATCTTCATCCGCATTCGGGGCAGCAACTCCGTGAATGCCAGCAACGACCCGCTGTACGTGGTAGATGGCGTGTTCATTAACAACACGAATCTTATTGCCACCGGCCTAGGTAACCAGGTGTCCTCTAACCCGTTGGCCGACCTGAACCCCCAGGATATTGAGAACATCGAAATCCTAAAAGATGCCAACGCTACCGCCATTTACGGCTCCCGCGGGGCTAATGGCGTGGTGCTCATCACTACCAAGCGCGGCAAGGCCGGCGACAAAACGCGCATTACCTTCAACACCTACCAGGCCGTATCGAAGGCGCCGAAGCAGTACGACTTGGTGAGCGGTCCGGAGCTAGCCACTTTGGAGAACGAGCGTTTCCTTAACGACGGCGGTAATCCGGCCCAAGTGCCCTATCGTCCGGTAGCTAACGGCGGGCGCGGCCTGCCGGAAGAACAAACTACCTATGACCGGCTTTCGGACGTGTTTCGCACGGCTCGGACCCAGAGCTACGAGCTGTCAGCGGCCGGGGGCTCGGCCAAAACGCAGTTCTACATCGGCGGCGGCTATTTCAAGCAGGAATCCATTGCTAGACCCAGCAACTTCGACCGGTTCAGCCTGCGCGTGAACCTCGATAACTCCGTGAACGACAAGCTGCGCATCGGCACGAGCACGGCCCTGAGCCGCACGCACCGCAACGTGAGCAGCAACGACAACAACCCGGTGGGCGTCATCAACTCGGCCCTATTCACGCGGTCCAACCTGCCCAAGCTGAATCCCGACGGCTCTTTTGCCAAGTACGGCTCCTTCGATAACGCCCAGGCCCTCATCAATAACCTGAACAACGACGCCGTGGGCTCGCGCGTCATCTCGAACGTGTACGGCGAGTACCACTTGCTCAAGAATCTGACCTTGCGCAGCAGTTGGAGCATCGACTTCAACGACATGTACGAGAACAACTTCAACAACACGTTGATCTTGGCCGGGCAGCCCCGCGGCACGGCCAACTCCTACCTCTCCCGCGACATCACCCTGCTCAACGAGCAAACCCTGAACTACCACCTCGACTTCGGTGACCATTCGGTGCAGGCTTTGGTCGGCAACACGATTCAGAAGAATAGCTTCCAGCGCACCAGCCTGGCGGGGCAGCAATTCCCCAGCAACGACCTGACAACCATTGCCTCGGCGGCCACGCAAACCGGGTCGTCGTCACGCTCACAGGCCGGGCTGGTGTCGTACTTCGGCAAGGCCACCTACAGCTTTAAGCAGCGCTACACCGCCGACGTGAGCGTGCGCGCCGATGCCTCTTCGCGCTTTGGGCAGGACAATCGCTGGGGCTACTTCCCGGCCGTGGGCCTAGGTTGGCGCTTGGGGGAAGAAAGCTTTGTGCGCGACCTCAACGTTTTCCAAGAACTGAAGCTGCGCGCCAGCGTGGGCAAAACCGGTAACCAAGCCGGTATCAGCGACTTTGCGGCCCTCGGTTTGGTGCAGGGCGGCGCCAACTACCTCGACTTGCCCGGCACCGCGCCCTTGCAGCTCGCCAATCCCAACCTGAGTTGGGAAAGCACCCGGCAGTGGAACGTGGGCCTGGATGCGGCCGTGCTGCAAAACCGCCTCGTGCTGGAGCTAAACTATTATGATAAGTACACCTCGGGCCTGCTGCTGAACGTGCCGGTGCCGCGCAAAACAGGCTTTGCTTCGGTGGTAGAAAACTACGGTGCCGTTAGTAACAAGGGCATTGAAGTGCAGCTCACAGCCAACTGGCTGCCCAAGTCGGCGGTGCAGTGGAGCACGACGTTCAACGTGGCCCGCAACGTGAACAAGATCGAAAAGCTAGCTTCCCCGATTACCTCGGGTTCCCGCGACATTTTTCGGCTGGAGGAAGGCGCTCCGCTGTACTCCTTCTGGCTCTACCACCAAACCGGTGTGAACCGCGAAAACGGTGATGCGCAGTACGAAGACGTGAACGGCGACGGCCAAATCTCAGTGGCCGACCGCAAGCTGGTGGGCAATGCTTGGCCCAAGTACTTCGGTGGCCTGACCAACTCCGTGACCTACAAGGGCTTTGACTTCAACTTCCTGCTGAACTTCGAGCAAGGGGCGAAAATTATGAACATGAACCGCTTCTTCCTCGTGCACGGCGGTACCCAGAGCAACATCGGCTACCTGCGCGAGCAGCTCGACCGCTGGCAGAAGCCCGGCGACGTGACGGACATTCCGCGCCTGACCACCGTGGCGACCAGCAACAACTACGGCGGCGTGGTGCAAAACCTGAGCGACCGGTACCTGGAAGATGGCTCGTTTCTGCGCCTGCGCACCCTTACTCTAGGGTACACGCTGCCGAAGGAAACCATTGCTAAGGCCCACCTGAACTCGCTGCGTGTGTACGTGCAGGCCGCTAACCTCTTCACCATCACGCCTTATTCGGGCCTCGACCCGGAGGTGAATTCGCAGAGCGGCGTGAGCAATACCAAAAACATCGACTGGGCCACGGTGCCTCAGCCTCGCACCTTTCAGCTAGGCGTCACGGTCGGCCTGTAA
- a CDS encoding RagB/SusD family nutrient uptake outer membrane protein: MKHSLYRLFFAFQTAAVSLSLSACNDKLLEPTPAQQLPSDKAITDAGSARSATIGVYDRVQAYYQLNWPVLGFLPGEDVRFNGTLNQFLQIDQNQLSADNVLITEAWTQMYQAVNGANNVIAAVPGVNDPLLPAAEKDQLLGEAYFLRALVYFDLGRGWGGVPLVLTPTRTKENGQGIRRSSIAETYAQVLTDLTQAEALLPDAATRNRAVKASARALRARLHLYQKQWTDAETYATQVISSNNYRLVTPYRSFSTAPFLSQESAFELTFSNSDANTMWNNWFPSALGGQFNFQPVPAAIALLNDPNVGGSRSALLATTTIAGANVTYGNLYSRSAQRDDPSYVLRLAEQYLIRAEARARQGKLTQALADLNAVRARAGVPASTAATAEQLLLAIENERRVEFAFESDRWFDLVRTGRAGTVLGVTDQRRWVFPIPFNDLVADPDLEQNPGY; the protein is encoded by the coding sequence ATGAAGCACTCACTATACCGTCTCTTTTTTGCGTTCCAGACCGCGGCCGTCTCGCTGAGCCTTTCGGCCTGCAACGACAAGCTGCTGGAGCCTACGCCCGCCCAACAGCTCCCCAGCGACAAGGCCATCACCGACGCTGGCAGCGCCCGCTCGGCTACCATCGGGGTCTACGACCGGGTGCAGGCCTACTACCAGCTTAACTGGCCCGTGCTAGGTTTCCTGCCCGGCGAAGATGTACGCTTCAACGGCACGCTAAACCAGTTTCTACAAATTGACCAGAACCAGCTCAGCGCTGATAACGTGCTGATTACGGAAGCTTGGACGCAGATGTACCAGGCCGTGAACGGCGCCAACAATGTTATTGCGGCCGTGCCCGGCGTGAACGACCCGCTGCTACCCGCCGCCGAGAAAGACCAACTGCTGGGCGAGGCGTACTTTCTGCGGGCTTTGGTGTACTTCGACCTAGGTCGGGGCTGGGGTGGGGTGCCGTTGGTGCTCACGCCCACCCGCACCAAAGAAAACGGCCAGGGCATCCGGCGCAGCTCCATCGCCGAAACCTACGCCCAGGTGCTTACCGACCTAACCCAGGCCGAAGCGCTGCTACCCGACGCTGCCACCCGCAACCGGGCCGTAAAAGCCTCAGCTCGCGCCTTGCGTGCCCGCCTACATCTCTACCAAAAGCAATGGACTGACGCCGAGACGTATGCTACCCAAGTTATTAGCAGCAACAACTACCGCCTAGTAACGCCCTACCGCTCGTTCTCGACGGCGCCGTTCCTGAGCCAAGAGTCCGCGTTTGAGCTAACCTTCAGCAACTCCGACGCGAATACTATGTGGAACAACTGGTTCCCGAGCGCCCTCGGTGGTCAGTTCAACTTCCAGCCGGTACCCGCCGCCATTGCCCTGCTGAATGACCCGAATGTGGGCGGCAGCCGCTCGGCGCTATTAGCCACTACCACCATTGCCGGCGCCAACGTGACCTACGGCAACCTCTATAGCCGCTCGGCCCAGCGCGACGATCCTAGCTATGTGCTGCGCCTTGCCGAGCAATACCTCATCCGGGCCGAAGCCCGCGCCCGCCAAGGCAAACTTACCCAAGCCCTGGCCGACCTAAATGCGGTGCGCGCCCGCGCCGGCGTGCCCGCCAGCACCGCCGCCACGGCCGAGCAGCTCTTGTTAGCCATTGAGAATGAGCGGCGCGTGGAATTTGCCTTCGAGTCAGACCGCTGGTTTGACCTTGTGCGCACTGGGCGCGCCGGCACGGTACTCGGCGTCACGGACCAGCGCCGCTGGGTGTTCCCCATCCCCTTCAACGACCTCGTGGCCGACCCGGATCTGGAGCAGAACCCAGGGTATTAA